A single window of uncultured Pseudodesulfovibrio sp. DNA harbors:
- a CDS encoding transporter substrate-binding domain-containing protein — MRLLHVFIVFILLLMSFTPCQARQLIVLFGTDSKPPKSWKKGNSPCGIQVDILREIEFRTDLTFDIHMYPWKRAYMNALEGKGGIFGLSMTEERKKIFDYSHVMCMDEMRLITLKGHEFPFHSIQDLKGKTIGVTRGASYGDAYDKALGTVFTPCYDGQPLIRLRMLLAGRTDAALIGPGKTAINYVVKNDARLKTKIHKFTVLDTPFNIDPNFIGFHKSMRQGENLLKINRALKSMWNDGTISRIVNKY, encoded by the coding sequence ATGCGCCTGCTGCACGTCTTCATTGTCTTCATACTCCTGCTCATGTCGTTTACGCCATGTCAGGCAAGACAATTAATCGTCCTCTTTGGCACAGACTCCAAACCTCCTAAATCATGGAAGAAAGGGAATAGCCCTTGTGGTATTCAGGTCGATATCCTGCGTGAAATCGAATTTCGAACCGACCTAACTTTTGATATCCACATGTACCCTTGGAAACGGGCTTATATGAATGCGCTTGAAGGAAAAGGTGGCATTTTTGGTCTCTCCATGACCGAAGAACGCAAAAAAATATTCGATTACTCCCACGTCATGTGCATGGACGAAATGCGCCTGATCACCCTCAAGGGACATGAATTCCCCTTTCATTCCATACAAGACCTCAAAGGCAAAACCATCGGCGTCACTCGCGGCGCTTCTTATGGCGATGCGTATGACAAAGCGCTCGGGACCGTCTTTACCCCATGTTATGACGGTCAACCTCTCATCAGACTCCGTATGCTTCTGGCTGGACGCACCGATGCAGCATTGATCGGTCCCGGCAAAACCGCAATCAACTACGTTGTGAAGAATGACGCTCGGTTAAAAACCAAAATTCATAAATTTACCGTTCTGGACACCCCTTTTAACATCGATCCCAACTTTATCGGCTTCCACAAAAGCATGCGACAAGGGGAAAACTTGCTCAAGATAAACCGAGCTCTCAAGTCCATGTGGAATGATGGAACCATTTCAAGAATCGTGAATAAATATTGA
- a CDS encoding acyl carrier protein, translated as MSDVAAKVKEIIVEQLGVSEDEVVEGAAFVEDLGADSLDLTELIMAMEEEFDLEIDDEEAQKILKVSDAISHIEKAQ; from the coding sequence ATGTCCGATGTAGCAGCAAAAGTGAAAGAGATTATTGTCGAGCAGCTTGGTGTGTCCGAAGACGAAGTCGTTGAAGGCGCAGCATTTGTTGAAGATCTGGGTGCAGACTCCTTGGACCTGACCGAACTGATCATGGCCATGGAAGAAGAGTTCGACCTGGAAATCGACGACGAGGAAGCTCAGAAGATCCTCAAGGTCAGCGACGCCATTTCTCATATCGAGAAGGCTCAGTAA
- a CDS encoding M15 family metallopeptidase, which yields MFQRIPHVHRLLLSILVLSCLLSIPASADSLPDGFVRLNQFMPDAAYDVRYYNGHNFVGERIDGYTAPVVILTVEAAAALKQVQTDLRPFNLGLKIFDGYRPQQAVDHFARWAKDINDTRTKPEFYPDVDKRYLFRDGYIAAKSGHSRGSTVDLTIIDLTTKTELDMGTSFDFFGPKSWPDNKSMPPKVRANRALLQSIMRNNGFKHLKEEWWHFTLKNEPYTDTYFNFPIN from the coding sequence ATGTTTCAACGCATACCTCACGTCCACCGTCTGCTACTTTCAATCCTTGTTCTCTCGTGTCTGCTGTCAATTCCTGCTTCTGCCGACTCTCTCCCTGATGGCTTTGTCCGACTCAATCAATTCATGCCGGACGCCGCTTACGATGTGCGTTATTACAACGGCCACAACTTCGTTGGCGAACGGATCGACGGGTACACTGCTCCGGTGGTCATCCTGACAGTCGAAGCAGCCGCTGCACTCAAACAGGTTCAAACAGATCTCAGACCATTCAACCTTGGCCTTAAAATCTTTGACGGATACCGTCCTCAACAGGCTGTCGACCACTTTGCGCGCTGGGCCAAAGACATCAACGACACCCGTACGAAACCGGAATTTTATCCTGACGTGGATAAACGATATCTTTTCCGCGATGGCTACATAGCAGCCAAGTCCGGCCATTCGCGCGGCTCCACAGTCGATCTGACCATCATCGACCTCACCACCAAAACAGAACTCGACATGGGCACCTCCTTCGATTTCTTTGGTCCTAAATCCTGGCCCGACAACAAATCCATGCCGCCCAAAGTCCGCGCCAACCGCGCTCTGCTTCAATCCATCATGCGCAACAACGGCTTCAAACACCTCAAAGAAGAATGGTGGCACTTCACCCTCAAAAACGAACCGTACACGGACACCTACTTCAACTTTCCAATAAATTAA
- the fabG gene encoding 3-oxoacyl-[acyl-carrier-protein] reductase: MSDMSKVALVTGGSRGIGRTVAERLAADGFEVYLTYVSRPESAEEVVAGIEKNGGKAKAFQLDSGDREAVTAFFKEEIKGKVSLEVLVNNAGITRDGLMMRMKDDDWDKVLHINLTGCFVFLKEASKIMGKQRRGRIVNITSIVGQMGNAGQANYCAAKAGLIGLTKSAARELAGRGITVNAVAPGFIETDMTAELPEKVVDAMLAQIPLKSLGQSEDIAAAVSFLASSGAGYITGQVLGVNGGMYM, encoded by the coding sequence ATGAGCGATATGAGCAAAGTCGCCCTGGTAACGGGCGGTTCCCGTGGCATAGGCCGTACGGTTGCCGAAAGGCTGGCCGCTGATGGATTCGAAGTGTACCTGACGTACGTCAGCCGCCCTGAATCCGCTGAAGAAGTGGTAGCCGGTATTGAAAAGAACGGTGGTAAGGCCAAGGCCTTCCAACTGGACTCCGGTGACCGTGAAGCCGTGACCGCATTCTTCAAAGAAGAAATCAAGGGCAAGGTGTCCTTAGAAGTACTCGTAAACAACGCGGGTATTACTCGTGATGGTTTGATGATGCGCATGAAGGATGATGATTGGGACAAGGTCCTTCACATCAACCTTACCGGTTGTTTTGTCTTTCTTAAGGAAGCGTCCAAGATTATGGGCAAACAACGTCGAGGTCGTATTGTCAATATTACCAGCATTGTGGGCCAGATGGGTAATGCCGGGCAGGCCAACTACTGTGCTGCCAAGGCCGGACTTATCGGTTTGACTAAATCCGCAGCCAGAGAATTGGCAGGACGCGGTATTACTGTCAACGCCGTGGCTCCCGGCTTCATCGAAACAGACATGACCGCCGAACTGCCTGAAAAGGTCGTTGACGCCATGCTCGCACAAATTCCGTTAAAATCCCTCGGGCAGTCCGAGGATATCGCAGCCGCAGTCTCCTTCCTGGCATCATCAGGTGCCGGGTATATCACCGGTCAGGTGTTGGGAGTCAATGGCGGCATGTACATGTAA
- the fabF gene encoding beta-ketoacyl-ACP synthase II, translating into MNRVVVTSVSAITPLGNDVDTSWDNLLAGKSGVGKITRFDAADYATQIAGEVRDFDPTVFIGKKEARRMEIFTQYAVCCTKMLLESAGWTVPESERARVGTVVGVGLGGLHSIEEMHAKLLKKGPGRISPFFIPILIANMAAGQVSIEAGAMGPNICTTTACASGTHGVGVAYTDIAMGRTDAMICGGSESTITPLGVAGFNAMRALSVRNDEPELASRPFDADRTGFIMGEGCGLLLLESLEHAEARGANILAEVVGFGASGDAHHMTAPPEDGAGMAYAMEAAIREAKVDPSEIDHINAHGTSTKLNDLCETRAIKKVFGDHAYNINICANKSQTGHLLGAAGGMEAVFAVKTLHEGIIPGTINQDNPDPECDLDVCADGPREIQANYALSNSFGFGGTNACMLFKRFTR; encoded by the coding sequence ATGAACAGGGTTGTTGTTACCAGCGTTTCCGCCATTACCCCCCTTGGCAATGACGTTGATACCAGTTGGGACAATCTGCTGGCCGGGAAATCCGGAGTCGGCAAGATCACCAGATTTGACGCTGCAGACTATGCCACCCAGATTGCCGGTGAGGTCAGGGATTTTGATCCGACTGTTTTTATCGGCAAGAAAGAAGCTCGTCGCATGGAGATTTTTACTCAATATGCGGTGTGTTGTACCAAGATGTTGCTTGAATCAGCCGGTTGGACTGTTCCTGAGTCCGAGCGCGCTCGGGTCGGCACTGTTGTTGGTGTTGGGTTGGGTGGACTGCACTCTATCGAGGAAATGCATGCCAAGCTCCTGAAGAAGGGCCCGGGTCGCATCTCCCCGTTTTTTATTCCTATTCTCATTGCCAATATGGCTGCCGGTCAGGTGTCCATTGAGGCTGGAGCCATGGGACCCAATATTTGCACCACTACTGCATGTGCTTCCGGTACGCATGGTGTCGGTGTCGCGTATACCGATATCGCCATGGGTCGAACGGATGCAATGATTTGTGGTGGTTCTGAATCCACCATTACCCCATTGGGTGTGGCCGGGTTTAACGCCATGAGAGCGCTTTCCGTTCGCAATGACGAACCGGAACTTGCTTCTCGTCCGTTTGATGCAGACCGTACCGGTTTCATCATGGGTGAAGGCTGTGGTCTGTTGCTTCTGGAATCTCTGGAGCACGCCGAAGCTCGCGGTGCAAATATTTTGGCCGAAGTGGTCGGGTTTGGTGCATCCGGAGATGCCCACCACATGACCGCTCCGCCGGAAGATGGCGCAGGTATGGCGTATGCCATGGAAGCGGCCATCCGTGAGGCAAAGGTTGATCCGTCCGAGATTGATCATATTAATGCGCATGGAACCTCTACCAAATTGAATGATCTGTGTGAAACACGGGCCATCAAGAAAGTCTTTGGGGATCATGCTTACAATATCAACATATGCGCCAACAAGTCGCAGACCGGGCATTTACTCGGCGCGGCAGGCGGCATGGAAGCGGTTTTTGCCGTCAAGACGTTGCACGAGGGAATTATCCCCGGCACCATCAATCAGGACAATCCGGACCCGGAATGTGACCTGGACGTCTGTGCTGACGGGCCGCGAGAAATTCAGGCCAATTACGCCTTGTCGAACTCGTTCGGCTTTGGCGGGACCAACGCCTGTATGCTGTTCAAGCGCTTTACACGATAA
- a CDS encoding radical SAM protein, which translates to MVKRTLYYGVEEPNAPVLGGRLPVALAVPGGDKAAISTLGWQAVYRTLTEEPGLAVERVFPDKLGLTDGADPKTRESNSPLSSFPVIAWSITFEEDFLSLPRTLRAAGVPPLAAERPSLPLVICGGPIAFLNPAPIAPFIDLFWVGEADKQFLNLFDTVKRLVFDGKDKEEILDSIKDMPGVYAPGRSKTPVKRLTSGPTGTLNDPAFSCFISGRAAFRDTMLLEVNRGCPYGCRFCAAGYIYRPPRLAKIDELKRIVELSDPPKVGLVGTALTDWPDLLPFLKWLHSKKKKFSLSSMRADGITEELLVYLRERGIRTVTLALEGASERLRRMMSKKLDSKDFLNAVRLCARYGVNHLKLYLIVGWPGETDADYEELEQFLNEILRIRSKEPGGKKKHLMRITIGISTLVPKPFTPFQWAPMMDEASLDARMKQLVHMVKPFKGVTLQHDSPFQARLQGLLARGGEEMAEFIQLAAEHGGWKKALKRWGGDPSQIIDREREKDEAFPWEVVDIGVKREFLWKEWGKAKIAKVSPKCPSMDCSKCGMCGMERS; encoded by the coding sequence ATCGTTAAGCGAACCCTGTATTATGGCGTCGAGGAGCCTAACGCTCCCGTCCTTGGTGGCCGACTCCCTGTAGCGCTGGCCGTTCCCGGAGGCGATAAAGCCGCCATATCCACCCTCGGATGGCAAGCCGTTTATCGGACGCTGACCGAGGAACCCGGCTTAGCCGTTGAACGTGTCTTCCCGGACAAGCTGGGATTGACCGATGGCGCAGACCCGAAAACACGTGAATCAAATAGCCCACTATCCTCATTCCCTGTAATCGCCTGGAGCATTACGTTCGAGGAGGACTTCCTCAGCCTTCCTCGAACGCTCCGGGCAGCGGGCGTTCCGCCTCTTGCGGCGGAACGCCCTTCTCTTCCCTTGGTCATCTGCGGTGGTCCCATTGCCTTTCTCAACCCCGCCCCTATCGCTCCCTTCATTGATCTGTTCTGGGTCGGTGAAGCTGACAAACAATTTTTGAACCTCTTCGACACGGTGAAACGACTGGTCTTTGACGGCAAAGACAAGGAAGAAATTCTTGATTCCATCAAGGATATGCCGGGAGTCTATGCCCCTGGACGTTCGAAAACACCGGTTAAACGGCTCACTTCCGGCCCGACTGGAACTTTGAACGACCCTGCGTTCTCCTGCTTCATATCAGGCCGCGCCGCCTTCCGTGACACCATGTTGCTTGAGGTCAACCGGGGATGTCCGTATGGCTGCCGTTTTTGCGCTGCCGGGTATATTTATCGTCCTCCTCGTCTCGCCAAAATTGACGAACTCAAACGCATCGTTGAACTTTCCGACCCGCCCAAAGTAGGATTGGTTGGAACAGCCCTGACGGACTGGCCTGACCTACTGCCTTTCCTGAAATGGCTGCACAGTAAAAAAAAGAAATTTTCGCTTTCTTCCATGCGTGCCGACGGCATCACCGAAGAGTTGCTCGTCTACTTGCGTGAACGCGGTATCCGTACAGTGACCCTTGCGCTGGAAGGCGCATCAGAACGCCTTCGCCGCATGATGAGCAAAAAACTCGACTCCAAAGATTTCCTGAACGCAGTCAGATTGTGCGCTCGGTATGGAGTCAATCATCTGAAGCTGTATCTCATTGTCGGATGGCCCGGTGAAACTGACGCCGATTATGAAGAACTTGAACAATTTCTCAATGAAATACTTCGCATTCGCTCTAAAGAACCGGGCGGCAAAAAAAAGCACCTGATGCGCATAACAATCGGCATCAGTACACTCGTCCCCAAGCCGTTTACACCGTTTCAATGGGCTCCCATGATGGACGAAGCCTCTCTTGATGCACGCATGAAACAACTCGTTCACATGGTCAAACCCTTCAAGGGCGTTACCTTGCAGCATGACTCGCCGTTTCAGGCGCGCCTGCAAGGACTGCTTGCCCGTGGAGGTGAAGAAATGGCGGAATTCATTCAACTTGCAGCAGAACATGGCGGTTGGAAAAAAGCCCTCAAACGATGGGGTGGCGATCCGTCACAGATTATCGACAGAGAACGAGAAAAGGATGAGGCGTTTCCATGGGAAGTCGTGGACATTGGTGTAAAACGTGAATTCCTCTGGAAAGAATGGGGAAAAGCCAAAATCGCCAAAGTCTCCCCTAAATGCCCATCCATGGACTGCTCAAAATGCGGTATGTGCGGTATGGAAAGAAGTTAA
- the ftsA gene encoding cell division protein FtsA, with protein MARNDLLVGLDVGTTKICTVVGEASENGVDIIGIGTAPSTGLRRGVVVNIEKTVQCIKKSLEDAELMAGCDIRTVYAGIAGSHIQGFNSHGVIAVKGGEVTQRDVDRVIEAAKAIAIPMDREVLHTLPQEFIVDDQRGIADPLGMAGVRLEVKVHIVTGAVTSAQNIIRSCNRSGLDVSNIVLESLASSKAVLSPEEREIGVALVDIGGGTTDIAVFSKDSIKHTSVLALGGHNLTNDIAYGLRTPMMSAEKIKMDFGCAMADLVTQEEIIEVPSVGGRESRKMSKRVLSEICEPRCEEILALVDQELIKSGFKNMIAAGVVLTGGTVMIEGMQELAEQIFDLPVRIGVPGEGIGGLTAEVRSPKYATAVGLLLHGAEEEGLHKVRPFKIRDDSGFDRIVSRMKKWFTDIA; from the coding sequence CTCTGAGAACGGCGTCGATATCATCGGCATCGGTACGGCTCCCAGCACAGGTCTGCGTCGAGGCGTGGTTGTCAACATCGAAAAGACAGTCCAGTGCATCAAGAAATCTCTTGAAGACGCTGAACTCATGGCCGGTTGTGATATCCGTACAGTCTACGCTGGTATAGCCGGAAGCCACATTCAAGGCTTCAACTCCCACGGCGTGATCGCAGTCAAGGGCGGCGAAGTCACCCAGCGCGACGTGGACCGGGTTATTGAGGCAGCCAAGGCTATCGCGATCCCCATGGATCGCGAAGTTCTGCACACGCTGCCACAGGAATTTATCGTGGATGACCAGCGTGGCATCGCCGATCCGCTCGGCATGGCTGGCGTTCGCCTTGAGGTGAAGGTCCACATCGTTACCGGTGCAGTCACTTCAGCCCAGAACATCATCCGTTCATGCAACCGCTCCGGGCTTGACGTTTCCAACATCGTGTTGGAATCGCTCGCCTCCAGCAAGGCCGTACTTTCCCCCGAAGAACGGGAAATCGGTGTGGCTTTGGTTGACATCGGCGGCGGCACCACAGACATCGCAGTCTTTTCCAAGGACTCTATCAAGCACACCAGCGTCCTTGCACTCGGCGGTCACAACCTGACCAATGATATCGCATACGGTCTGCGCACCCCCATGATGTCTGCGGAAAAGATCAAGATGGACTTCGGCTGCGCCATGGCCGATCTGGTCACGCAGGAAGAAATCATCGAAGTTCCCAGTGTGGGTGGACGTGAGTCCAGAAAAATGAGCAAGCGCGTGCTGTCGGAAATCTGCGAACCGCGCTGCGAAGAGATCCTTGCACTGGTCGACCAGGAACTCATCAAATCCGGGTTCAAGAACATGATCGCGGCTGGCGTGGTCCTGACTGGCGGCACGGTCATGATCGAAGGTATGCAGGAACTTGCCGAACAAATTTTCGACCTGCCGGTACGTATCGGAGTCCCGGGTGAAGGCATTGGCGGACTGACCGCTGAAGTCCGTAGCCCGAAATATGCCACGGCGGTCGGTCTGTTGCTCCACGGGGCCGAAGAGGAAGGCCTGCACAAGGTCCGGCCCTTCAAGATTCGCGATGATTCCGGTTTCGACCGTATCGTTTCGCGCATGAAAAAATGGTTCACAGACATTGCTTAA
- the ftsZ gene encoding cell division protein FtsZ — MEYFEIEHESNAKIKVVGCGGGGGNAVNNMIQSALKGVKFIVANTDHQDIDKSLAEHKIQIGEKLTKGLGAGANPEIGRSAAMESVDHIREALDGADMVFITAGMGGGTGTGSAPVVAQVAKELGALTVGVVTKPFYFEGKRRLEQADEGAKALSEVVDSIITIPNDRLLQLAAKKASFSDMLKKADEVLYYAVKGIADLITVHGLINLDFADVKAAMSSSGMALMGTGIASGETRAKEAAMKAITSPLLEDVSIEGAKGVLINITCGPDMLIDEVSEAADIIYNEAHDDAEIFFGTVFDPDAGDEMRITVIATGIETVLEDTEPVLSKAEQQKLLLLGKPRGMGQPAADTQPRRSGHQQVLNTDRNIPAYLRKAGGELNTTEAPSMQQTRRVVAGPGEEEFIFEEDNLEVPAFIRKNVD; from the coding sequence ATGGAATACTTTGAAATCGAACACGAAAGTAACGCCAAAATCAAAGTCGTCGGTTGTGGCGGCGGTGGCGGCAATGCAGTCAACAACATGATTCAGTCAGCGCTCAAAGGCGTGAAATTCATCGTTGCGAACACAGACCATCAGGACATTGACAAATCTCTGGCCGAGCACAAAATCCAGATCGGTGAAAAACTGACCAAGGGTCTTGGCGCAGGCGCCAACCCCGAAATCGGCCGTTCTGCCGCCATGGAATCCGTGGATCATATCCGCGAAGCTCTTGACGGTGCAGACATGGTCTTCATCACCGCCGGTATGGGCGGCGGCACCGGCACAGGTTCCGCTCCGGTCGTGGCTCAGGTAGCCAAAGAACTCGGCGCGCTCACCGTTGGTGTCGTGACCAAGCCTTTCTATTTTGAAGGCAAGCGTCGTCTGGAACAGGCCGACGAAGGAGCCAAGGCTCTGTCTGAAGTGGTGGATTCCATCATCACAATCCCTAACGACCGTCTGCTTCAGTTGGCTGCCAAGAAGGCCTCCTTCTCCGACATGCTGAAAAAGGCCGATGAAGTTCTGTATTACGCAGTCAAGGGTATCGCTGATCTGATCACCGTACACGGCTTGATCAACCTCGACTTCGCGGACGTAAAAGCTGCCATGTCCAGCTCGGGTATGGCACTCATGGGTACCGGAATCGCTTCCGGCGAAACCCGCGCCAAGGAAGCTGCCATGAAGGCCATTACCAGCCCGCTGCTGGAAGATGTCTCCATCGAAGGAGCCAAAGGCGTACTCATCAACATCACCTGCGGCCCGGACATGCTCATTGATGAGGTATCTGAAGCTGCTGATATTATTTACAACGAAGCGCATGATGATGCCGAAATATTCTTCGGTACGGTCTTTGACCCGGATGCTGGCGACGAAATGCGCATCACCGTCATCGCCACAGGCATCGAAACCGTCCTTGAGGATACCGAACCTGTTCTGAGTAAGGCAGAACAGCAGAAACTTCTGTTGCTCGGCAAGCCTCGTGGCATGGGACAGCCCGCTGCAGACACACAGCCTCGTCGTTCTGGTCACCAACAGGTACTCAACACCGACCGCAACATTCCTGCGTACTTACGCAAGGCCGGTGGAGAACTGAACACCACAGAAGCACCGTCCATGCAGCAGACTCGCCGAGTCGTTGCCGGTCCCGGTGAAGAAGAGTTCATTTTCGAGGAAGATAACCTCGAAGTCCCTGCCTTCATCCGAAAGAATGTAGACTAG
- the glyA gene encoding serine hydroxymethyltransferase yields the protein MEELLIQDPAVAAVIADEVDRQVSKLELIASENFVSTAVRQAQGSVLTHKYAEGYPGKRWYGGCEHVDEVEDLARDRAKELFSATYANVQPHSGSQANMAVYFAACKPGDTVLGMDLSHGGHLTHGSPVNFSGKLFNMVHYGVSKETQTIDYDAVEALAKENKPSMIIAGASAYPRVIDFARFRQIADEVGAKLMVDMAHIAGLIAAGEHPSCIEHAHYTTTTTHKTLRGPRGGMILSNEDLEQELNSNIFPGIQGGPLMHVIASKAVAFGEALAPGFVEYQQQVVRNAKQLAVSLQEAGYKLVSGGTDNHMMLLDLSEKDYTGKDAQIALDKAGITANKNTIPFETKSPFQTSGIRLGTPALTTRGMIEEDMIVVSEAIVAALNNMNDDKALKGISEEVEEFAREFPLFAW from the coding sequence ATGGAAGAACTGCTTATTCAGGATCCGGCAGTAGCCGCTGTCATCGCCGATGAGGTTGATCGTCAAGTTTCCAAACTTGAATTGATCGCGAGTGAAAATTTCGTGTCCACGGCCGTGCGCCAGGCACAAGGGTCTGTTTTGACCCATAAATACGCTGAAGGGTATCCCGGCAAGCGTTGGTATGGCGGTTGTGAGCATGTTGACGAGGTCGAAGATCTGGCCCGTGATCGTGCCAAGGAACTGTTCAGCGCCACTTATGCCAATGTTCAGCCGCACTCCGGTTCTCAGGCCAACATGGCTGTCTACTTCGCTGCCTGCAAGCCCGGTGACACCGTGCTCGGCATGGATCTGTCCCACGGCGGCCATTTGACCCACGGCTCTCCGGTCAACTTTTCCGGTAAGCTCTTCAACATGGTTCATTACGGTGTTTCCAAGGAAACCCAGACCATTGATTACGATGCCGTTGAAGCTCTCGCCAAAGAGAACAAGCCTTCCATGATTATTGCCGGTGCTTCCGCATATCCGCGTGTTATCGACTTTGCCCGTTTCCGTCAGATTGCTGACGAGGTCGGTGCCAAGTTGATGGTGGATATGGCTCATATCGCCGGCCTTATCGCAGCTGGTGAGCATCCGAGCTGCATCGAGCATGCTCACTACACCACCACCACGACTCACAAGACTTTGCGTGGTCCTCGTGGCGGCATGATTCTTTCCAACGAAGACTTGGAGCAGGAACTCAACTCCAATATCTTCCCCGGCATTCAGGGCGGACCGCTCATGCATGTCATCGCCTCCAAGGCAGTGGCTTTTGGCGAAGCGTTGGCTCCCGGTTTCGTGGAGTACCAGCAGCAGGTCGTCAGAAATGCCAAGCAGCTTGCTGTGTCCTTGCAGGAAGCCGGTTACAAGCTCGTATCCGGTGGCACTGACAACCACATGATGTTGCTCGACCTGTCCGAAAAGGATTACACCGGTAAAGATGCCCAGATTGCTTTGGACAAGGCAGGCATTACCGCCAACAAGAACACCATCCCGTTCGAGACCAAGTCTCCGTTCCAGACTTCTGGTATTCGTCTTGGCACCCCGGCTCTGACCACCCGCGGCATGATCGAAGAAGACATGATCGTGGTATCCGAAGCCATTGTTGCCGCTCTGAACAACATGAACGATGACAAGGCCCTGAAAGGTATCTCCGAAGAAGTTGAAGAATTCGCCCGCGAATTCCCGCTCTTCGCTTGGTAG